The following are encoded in a window of bacterium SCSIO 12643 genomic DNA:
- the ychF gene encoding redox-regulated ATPase YchF — MALKCGIVGLPNVGKSTLFNCLSNAKAQSANFPFCTIEPNLGVITVPDDRLNKLEELVNPERVLPTTIEIVDIAGLVKGASKGEGLGNQFLGNIRETDAIIHVLRCFEDDNIVHVDGRINPVEDKEIIDAELQLKDIETLEKASDKVRRAAKTGDKTAQKQAAFYEKLIEHLSAGKSARSVEASSDDEENALKSLQLLTSKPVLYVCNVDEASVVTGNSHVEAVREAVKDEDAEIIVLGAAIEADIMELDTYDERQMFLEELGLEKPGVSRLIQSAYKLLNLETYFTAGPKEVRAWTINEGTKAPQAAGVIHTDFEKGFIRAEVIHYEDFVKYGSESGAREAGKLSVEGKDYTVVDGDVMHFRFNV, encoded by the coding sequence ATGGCGTTAAAATGTGGTATTGTAGGATTACCTAACGTAGGAAAATCAACTTTATTTAACTGTTTGTCAAATGCGAAAGCACAATCGGCAAACTTTCCATTTTGTACGATTGAACCTAATCTGGGGGTGATTACTGTTCCGGATGACCGTTTGAACAAATTGGAAGAATTGGTGAATCCGGAGCGTGTATTACCTACGACCATTGAGATCGTGGATATTGCGGGATTGGTAAAAGGAGCAAGTAAAGGTGAAGGATTAGGAAATCAATTCTTAGGAAATATCCGTGAAACAGATGCCATTATTCACGTATTGAGATGTTTTGAAGATGACAATATTGTACACGTGGATGGCCGAATTAATCCGGTAGAGGATAAGGAAATTATCGATGCTGAGTTGCAGTTAAAAGATATTGAGACTTTAGAGAAAGCTTCTGATAAAGTACGTAGAGCAGCTAAAACGGGTGACAAAACCGCCCAAAAACAAGCTGCATTTTACGAAAAGTTAATTGAGCATCTGAGTGCGGGTAAATCTGCACGTTCCGTAGAAGCATCTTCAGATGATGAAGAAAATGCTTTGAAGAGTTTACAATTGTTGACGAGTAAGCCTGTACTGTACGTATGTAACGTAGATGAGGCTTCTGTGGTAACTGGAAATAGTCACGTGGAAGCTGTTCGTGAAGCGGTTAAAGACGAAGATGCAGAGATTATTGTTTTAGGTGCTGCAATTGAAGCAGACATCATGGAATTGGATACTTATGATGAGCGCCAAATGTTTCTGGAAGAATTAGGTTTGGAAAAACCAGGTGTATCGCGTTTGATCCAATCCGCATATAAATTATTGAATCTGGAAACATATTTCACCGCAGGACCAAAAGAAGTACGTGCGTGGACGATCAATGAAGGTACCAAAGCGCCACAAGCGGCAGGTGTGATCCATACCGATTTCGAAAAAGGTTTTATTCGTGCAGAGGTGATTCATTATGAAGATTTCGTAAAATATGGTTCGGAATCCGGAGCACGTGAAGCAGGTAAACTATCTGTTGAAGGAAAAGATTATACCGTGGTTGATGGAGATGTGATGCACTTTAGATTTAACGTGTAA